In the genome of Cucumis sativus cultivar 9930 unplaced genomic scaffold, Cucumber_9930_V3 scaffold120, whole genome shotgun sequence, one region contains:
- the LOC116405586 gene encoding UDP-glucosyltransferase 29-like — translation MAWLWPSLPYLELSKALSTRKNFLIYFCSTPVNLDSIKPKLIPSPSIQFVELHLPSSPDFPPHLHTTNALPPHLTPALHQAFAAAAPLFETILKTLSPHLLIYDCFQSWAPRLASSLNIPAINFSTSGTSMISYGFHSIHHPSSKFPFSDFVLHNPWRSKYNSTPSEHARSVREAFFECLNTSRDVILINSFKEVEGEYMDYLSLLLKKKVIPVGPLVYEPNEKDEEDEDYSRIKNWLDKKEALSTVLVSLGSESYASEEEKEEIVQGLVESEANFIWVERINKKGDEEQQIKRRELLEKSGERAMVVKGWAPQGKILKHGSIGGFVSHCGWNSVLESIVSGVPIIGVPVFGDQPFNAGVVEFAGIGVEAKRDPDGKIQRKEVAKLIKEVVIEKRREELRMKVREMSEIVKRRGDVLIEEMLAQISHFSNIS, via the coding sequence ATGGCTTGGCTATGGCCATCTCTCCCTTACTTGGAGCTCTCCAAAGCTCTCTCTACAAGGAAAAACTTCCTCATCTATTTCTGTTCAACTCCTGTTAATCTCGACTCCATTAAACCAAAGCTAATTCCTTCTCCTTCCATTCAATTTGTGGAGCTTCATCTCCCTTCTTCTCCTGACTTTCCTCCCCATCTTCACACAACCAACGCCCTCCCTCCTCACCTTACGCCCGCCCTCCACCAAGCCTTCGCTGCCGCCGCCCCACTCTTTgagacaattttaaaaacactttcTCCACATCTCCTCATTTATGACTGTTTCCAGTCTTGGGCTCCTCGCTTAGCTTCCTCCCTTAACATACCCGCCATCAATTTCAGCACCTCTGGCACTTCCATGATTTCCTACGGCTTTCACTCAATTCACCACCCCAGTTCTAAATTCCCATTCTCAGATTTTGTACTTCACAATCCTTGGAGATCCAAGTACAACTCTACCCCTTCAGAACACGCCCGCAGCGTCAGAGAGGCTTTTTTCGAATGCCTTAATACATCTCGCGATGTAATTCTTATTAATAGCTTCAAAGAGGTGGAGGGAGAATACATGGATTATCTCTCCCttctattaaaaaagaaagtaatccCAGTTGGGCCATTGGTGTACGAACCAAATGAGaaggatgaagaagatgaagattatTCAAGAATCAAGAATTGGCTGGACAAAAAGGAAGCTCTGTCAACGGTTCTGGTGTCATTGGGAAGCGAAAGCTACGCATCagaggaagaaaaggaagaaatagtACAAGGGTTAGTAGAAAGTGAGGCGAATTTCATATGGGTTGAAAGgattaataaaaaaggagATGAAGAACAACAAATCAAGAGAAGAGAATTGCTGGAGAAGAGTGGAGAAAGAGCAATGGTAGTGAAAGGATGGGCTCCACAGGGGAAGATACTGAAGCATGGAAGCATTGGGGGATTTGTAAGCCATTGTGGATGGAACTCTGTTTTGGAAAGTATTGTGTCTGGGGTTCCCATCATTGGAGTTCCAGTGTTCGGAGATCAACCATTTAACGCCGGAGTAGTGGAATTTGCAGGGATCGGAGTGGAGGCCAAACGAGATCCTGACggcaaaattcaaagaaaagaagttgcAAAACTGATCAAAGAAGTAGTGATTGAGAAACGCAGAGAAGAATTAAGGATGAAAGTAAGAGAAATGAGTGAGATTGTGAAGAGGAGAGGCGATGTTCTGATCGAGGAGATGCTTGCTCAAATCTCTCACTTCTCcaacatttcataa